One stretch of Oncorhynchus gorbuscha isolate QuinsamMale2020 ecotype Even-year linkage group LG21, OgorEven_v1.0, whole genome shotgun sequence DNA includes these proteins:
- the dhrs4 gene encoding dehydrogenase/reductase SDR family member 4 isoform X1: MLRCFVSRSLLTNPVAGQTRNMSGGSLAGSQSSLAGKVAIVTASTDGIGLAAAQALGQRGAHVVVSSRRQSNVDKAVALLQSEKIQVTGTTCNVGKSEDRERLVNMTVEHCGGIDILVSNAAVNPFFGNIMDSTAAVWDKILDVNVKAAFLMTQLVVPHMEKRGGGSVVFVSSVAGYQPMQALGPYSVSKTALLGLTRALAPELAQSHIRVNCVAPGVIKTRFSQALWQDEDVVDEFKKQLSIKRLPSTSFLGVGEPEEIGGVIAFLCSKDASYITGETITVTGGMSCRL; this comes from the exons ATGCTGAGGTGTTTTGTTAGCAGGAGCCTTTTGACCAATCCTGTCGCAGGTCAAACAAGAAATATGTCTGGGGGCAGTCTTGCTGGGTCTCAAAGCAGTCTTGCAGGGAAGGTCGCCATAGTGACTGCCTCCACTGATGG AATTGGTCTGGCTGCAGCTCAGGCTCTGGGTCAGAGAGGGGCTCACGTCGTGGTGAGCAGCAGACGTCAGTCCAACGTGGACAAGGCCGTGGCACTACTGCAGAGTGAGAAGATACAAGTGACCGGGACGACTTGCAACGTTGGGAAAAgtgaagacagagaaagactggTTAACATG ACAGTGGAACATTGTGGAGGTATAGACATCCTGGTCTCGAACGCAGCAGTCAACCCTTTCTTTGGAAACATCATGGACTCCACAGCAGCAGTCTGGGATAAG ATCCTGGATGTGAATGTTAAGGCAGCCTTTCTTATGACCCAACTGGTGGTGCCTCACATggagaagagggg GGGCGGGAGTGTTGTGTTTGTGTCCTCTGTCGCCGGCTACCAGCCTATGCAG GCCCTGGGTCCTTACAGTGTGAGTAAGACGGCCCTATTAGGCCTAACCAGAGCCTTGGCCCCTGAACTGGCCCAGAGCCACATCCGTGTCAACTGTGTGGCCCCCGGCGTCATCAAGACCCGCTTCAGCCAAGCA TTGTGGCAGGACGAAGACGTTGTGGACGAGTTCAAGAAGCAGCTTAGCATTAAAAGGTTGCCTTCAACTTCATTCTTAGG GGTTGGGGAGCCAGAGGAGATCGGTGGAGTGATCGCTTTCCTGTGCTCTAAGGACGCGTCCTACATCACTGGAGAGACCATCACTGTGACTGGAGGGATGAGCTGCAGGTTGTGA
- the dhrs4 gene encoding dehydrogenase/reductase SDR family member 4 isoform X2, producing the protein MLRCFVSRSLLTNPVAGQTRNMSGGSLAGSQSSLAGKVAIVTASTDGIGLAAAQALGQRGAHVVVSSRRQSNVDKAVALLQSEKIQVTGTTCNVGKSEDRERLVNMTVEHCGGIDILVSNAAVNPFFGNIMDSTAAVWDKILDVNVKAAFLMTQLVVPHMEKRGGGSVVFVSSVAGYQPMQALGPYSVSKTALLGLTRALAPELAQSHIRVNCVAPGVIKTRFSQALWQDEDVVDEFKKQLSIKRVGEPEEIGGVIAFLCSKDASYITGETITVTGGMSCRL; encoded by the exons ATGCTGAGGTGTTTTGTTAGCAGGAGCCTTTTGACCAATCCTGTCGCAGGTCAAACAAGAAATATGTCTGGGGGCAGTCTTGCTGGGTCTCAAAGCAGTCTTGCAGGGAAGGTCGCCATAGTGACTGCCTCCACTGATGG AATTGGTCTGGCTGCAGCTCAGGCTCTGGGTCAGAGAGGGGCTCACGTCGTGGTGAGCAGCAGACGTCAGTCCAACGTGGACAAGGCCGTGGCACTACTGCAGAGTGAGAAGATACAAGTGACCGGGACGACTTGCAACGTTGGGAAAAgtgaagacagagaaagactggTTAACATG ACAGTGGAACATTGTGGAGGTATAGACATCCTGGTCTCGAACGCAGCAGTCAACCCTTTCTTTGGAAACATCATGGACTCCACAGCAGCAGTCTGGGATAAG ATCCTGGATGTGAATGTTAAGGCAGCCTTTCTTATGACCCAACTGGTGGTGCCTCACATggagaagagggg GGGCGGGAGTGTTGTGTTTGTGTCCTCTGTCGCCGGCTACCAGCCTATGCAG GCCCTGGGTCCTTACAGTGTGAGTAAGACGGCCCTATTAGGCCTAACCAGAGCCTTGGCCCCTGAACTGGCCCAGAGCCACATCCGTGTCAACTGTGTGGCCCCCGGCGTCATCAAGACCCGCTTCAGCCAAGCA TTGTGGCAGGACGAAGACGTTGTGGACGAGTTCAAGAAGCAGCTTAGCATTAAAAG GGTTGGGGAGCCAGAGGAGATCGGTGGAGTGATCGCTTTCCTGTGCTCTAAGGACGCGTCCTACATCACTGGAGAGACCATCACTGTGACTGGAGGGATGAGCTGCAGGTTGTGA
- the LOC124008246 gene encoding embryonal Fyn-associated substrate-like, whose translation MSLSTVLAKALFDNAAESPEELAFRKGDILMVLEQEQGGGPGWWLCSLHGRQGIAPANRLRLLHTTPGSDPRPPSRAPSEDSVYLSPGPLARTAVSTEDIDGVYRTPPSLGDALYQSPGVVPVASRPGVLRQAEVGGRPRSRSSSGTRPLPDWDGGVTGRPRSPSLRGRDVDSAGTLYQTPSTPTILGPQHHRSPGGLTGAPGPENVYLAPSGMPRAVGLAPEGPEDNTYLVPRETVAAAGHSDSCYLVPRGTVLPSEEFYQTPTGGAAGVAVATQVTPIATRILETQSLTPSQVNGDRGAPLKPLTPHSKLAQGTHGMMYQTPTHVGSGILRTPPVPALGSPKPQLKGVIPGTPRGQSGVPSTPPIARGKLAPATPVRGSPLLARPGQGQGRVPRSPNFARKPPPPAPPVRGVTRKDLPQPGTPVSTSKPAISTPQSTPVPLQQESKDGRMTSDEKKKNGQNKKGEGREYADPDDENLDEQVYDTPPSSRWHRQAPAALCDDENIYNTPRSLPPHTDLESEVYNVPTIILSTSSDPQQQTYNVQASVTTAESEEDVYSVPSLPGLPLAPGDMSTIIPLEETEHGQVYSVLGQGKRAPLGLGEGSDLGSTSEPDCGIYNMPALTLDVLPSSAMSTSSSTHRLSVSSNGSGDIQWRTSLSSLVQSVLSTASGAPASSRDLATSLAEILSVWKLSQPSEVPPSLQLAWARLSDLLPALSSCGHAPPSDTLLSMVQRALEDSTILLQTQGRPRLPSQDSLSRRPLPALPVAEIKPVGSGMGPRKSSWIQERPLPPTPQPAFPLPLAQPSMTMSITVGQSDGEEEMGNEYAGIGLTPAPAPLPVGDSVGYVKLQGKPEPPSDVQTENVSNQTVHTTEPRLSPSPPLPISLSLEDSELLSFYSSQSLSHLSCLADSIDVLFNSVQGNQPPRVFVSRGKSLIVTAHKLVFIGDTLSRLLTSPDLRAKVTTSGGRLCQALKAVVVATKGAAQNYPSVSATQEMVDRVAELSQHAAGFSSLLKRLAEIS comes from the exons ATGTCCCTCTCT ACGGTGCTGGCAAAGGCCCTGTTTGACAATGCAGCAGAGAGCCCTGAGGAGCTGGCCTTCCGGAAGGGGGACATCCTGATGGTTCTAGaacaggagcagggagggggtcCTGGCTGGTGGCTCTGCTCCCTCCACGGGCGCCAGGGCATCGCCCCCGCCAACCGCCTCCGCCTCCTCCACACCACCCCGGGGTCTGACCCCCGACCCCCTAGCCGCGCCCCCAGCGAAGACTCCGTGTACCTCTCTCCTGGCCCCCTGGCCCGCACAGCAGTCTCCACGGAGGACATAGACGGCGTCTACCGCACCCCACCTAGCCTGGGGGATGCCCTGTACCAGAGCCCAGGGGTGGTGCCTGTTGCCTCTAGACCAGGGGTCCTCCGACAGGCCGAGGTAGGGGGTCGCCCACGCTCCCGCTCCAGCTCTGGCACACGCCCCCTACCCGATTGGGACGGGGGGGTGACGGGGCGCCCGCGCTCGCCTTCCCTCCGAGGCAGAGATGTAGACTCAGCCGGGACTCTTTACcagaccccctccacccccacaatTCTTGGGCCCCAGCACCACAGATCACCAGGGGGTCTGACTGGAGCCCCTGGCCCAGAGAATGTCTATCTGGCCCCCAGTGGGATGCCCCGGGCTGTGGGTCTAGCTCCTGAAGGGCCAGAGGACAACACCTACCTTGTCCCCAGGGAGACTGTAGCGGCTGCAGGCCACTCTGACAGCTGTTACCTGGTccccagaggtactgtactgccCAGCGAGGAGTTCTACCAAACCCCCACAGGAGGGGCAGCAGGGGTGGCCGTGGCGACCCAGGTTACCCCCATTGCTACCAGGATCCTGGAGACTCAGAGCCTCACCCCGTCACAGGTCAACGGGGACAGGGGGGCCCCCCTCAAGCCCCTCACCCCTCATTCCAAACTGGCACAGGGCACCCATGGGATGATGTACCAGACCCCCACCCATGTGGGATCAGGGATTCTCAGGACTCCACCCGTCCCTGCACTGGGATCCCCCAAACCTCAGCTGAAAGGCGTGATTCCAGGAACCCCCAGAGGTCAGAGTGGtgtgccctccacccctcccatcgcCAGGGGGAAGCTAGCACCGGCTACCCCCGTCAGGGGGTCCCCCTTGCTGGCCAGACCAGGACAGGGACAAGGCAGAGTGCCCAGGTCACCAAACTTTGCCCGTAAGCCACCTCCTCCAGCCCCTCCAGTGAGGGGTGTCACCAGAAAAGACTTGCCCCAGCCTGGAACCCCTGTGTCCACCTCTAAGCCTGCCATCTCCACCCCCCAGTCGACTCCTGTACCCTTGCAGCAGGAGAGCAAGGATGGGAGGATGACATCGGATGAAAAGAAGAAGAATGGGCAGAAtaagaaaggagagggcagagagtaTGCAGATCCTGATGACGAGAACCTCGACGAACAG GTGTATGATACTCCTCCCAGCAGTAGGTGGCATCGGCAAGCCCCAGCAGCGCTGTGTGACGACGAGAACATCTACAACACCCCCCgctccctccccccacacactgacCTAGAGTCAGAG gTGTACAATGTTCCCACTATAATACTCAGCACGTCATCAGACCCCCAACAGCAGACCTACAACGTCCAAGCGTCTGTTACAACTGCCGAATCAGAGGAGGACGTTTACAGCGTTCCCTCCCTTCCTGGCCTACCCCTGGCCCCGGGGGACATGTCCACCATCATCCCCCTGGAGGAGACGGAGCACGGCCAAGTCTACTCTGTCCTCGGCCAAGGGAAGAGAGCACCGCTGGGGCTGGGTGAGGGCAGCGACTTGGGCTCCACCTCCGAGCCGGACTGCGGCATCTACAACATGCCTGCTCTCACCCTTGACGTCTTGCCCTCTTCGGCAATGTCAACGTCGTCTTCCACACATAGGTTATCTGTATCCAGTAATGGGTCTGGTGACATCCAATGGAGAACCTCGCTTTCCAGTCTTGTCCAATCGGTGCTGAGCACTGCCTCGGGTGCACCCGCCTCCTCAAGGGACCTGGCTACCTCATTGGCTGAGATCCTGTCCGTCTGGAAGTTGAGTCAACCCAGCgaggtccctccctctctccaactggCTTGGGCCCGCCTCTCAGATCTACTTCCTGCTTTGTCTTCCTGTGGCCACGCCCCTCCGTCAGACACCCTGCTCTCTATGGTCCAACGGGCGCTGGAGGACTCCACCATCCTGTTACAGACGCAGGGGCGGCCCCGCCTCCCTTCCCAGGACTCCCTGTCCCGGAGACCCCTACCAGCCCTTCCCGTAGCGGAGATCAAACCCGTAGGGAGTGGTATGGGACCACGCAAGAGTAGCTGGATCCAGGAAAGGCCCTTACCCCCGACCCCGCAGCCAGCGTTCCCCCTGCCCCTCGCACAACCCTCCATGACCATGTCCATCACGGTAGGGCAgagcgatggagaggaagagatggggaacGAGTACGCTGGGATAGGTCTGACTCCCGCCCCGGCACCACTTCCTGTTGGAGACAGTGTGGGATACGTGAAGCTGCAG GGAAAGCCAGAGCCTCCCTCAGATGTCCAGACGGAGAATGTGTCAAACCAGACTGTCCACACCACAGAGCCTAGG ttgagcccctcccctcctctgcccatctctctctctttggaggACTCTGAGCTGCTGTCCTTCTACTCGTCTCAGAGCCTGTCCCACCTCTCCTGTCTGGCCGACTCCATCGACGTGCTCTTCAACAGTGTGCAGGGGAACCAGCCTCCCCGCGTCTTTGTTTCCCGGGGGAAGAGTTTGATCGTGACGGCGCACAAGCTGGTGTTCATCGGGGACACGCTCTCCCGACTCCTGACCTCTCCTGACCTCCGAGCAAAG gtcaCAACCTCAGGGGGGCGTCTGTGTCAGGCCCTGAAGGCTGTCGTCGTGGCTACAAAGGGGGCAGCACAAAACTATCCATCGGTCTCTGCCACCCAGGAAATGGTGGACCGCGTGGCAGAGCTGTCCCAGCATGCCGCAGGATTCTCCAGCCTGCTAAAGCGCCTCGCAGAGATATCTTGA